A genomic stretch from Procambarus clarkii isolate CNS0578487 chromosome 14, FALCON_Pclarkii_2.0, whole genome shotgun sequence includes:
- the LOC123771904 gene encoding UTP--glucose-1-phosphate uridylyltransferase isoform X3, protein MVNIASTTKSCGGMTFPFLPRNYDRYNEVFGHQRSPSMEFKELTKKDAQVQLAQELEKLLVTCPQSHKDITQKDFEGFEKLFGRFVNESGPSVEWDKIHKLPEEAVWKHSELKAPDSAHVKNMLDKLVVVKLNGGLGTSMGCQGPKSIIPVRSELTFLDLTVQQIEHLNKTYGSNVPLVLMNSFNTDEDTEKVIRKYQGFQVKTYTFNQSRYPRINKESLMPIAKTAGSDTDLEAWYPPGHGDFYQSFKNSGLLQEFLKQGKEYVFISNIDNLGATVDLSILNFLLGGEEAGKCEFLMEVTNKTRADVKGGTLIQYEEKLRLLEIAQVPKEHVDDFKSVKTFKIFNTNNLWTKLSAVNRILEEETMDMEVIINNKHLDNGLNIIQLEQAVGAAIKSFNGALGLNVPRSRFLPVKKTDDLLLVMSNLYKLQQGTLAMSPIRMFDTTPLVKLGPNHFGRVKEFLRRFASIPDMLELDHLTVSGDVTFGKGVSLKGTVIIIANHGDRIDIPPGAILENKIVSGNLRILDH, encoded by the exons ATGGTTAACATTGCTTCTACCACCAAGAGCTGCGGTGGTATGACGTTTCCCTTTCTCCCTCGGAACTACGATCGTTATAACGAG GTGTTTGGGCACCAGCGCTCTCCGTCAATGGAGTTCAAGGAGCTGACAAAGAAGGATGCACAAGTCCAGCTGGCtcaagagctggagaagctgctTGTCACCTGTCCACAATCTCACAAAGATATTACTCAAAAGGATTTTGAAGGGTTTGAAAAACTCTTTGGGCGATTTGTCAATGAATCTGGGCCATCCGTGGAATGGGACAAAATTCACAAACTCCCAGAAGAAGCT GTATGGAAACATTCAGAATTGAAGGCTCCGGATTCTGCTCATGTAAAAAATATGCTTGACAAGCTAGTAGTTGTGAAGCTTAATGGTGGTCTTGGTACGTCTATGGGTTGCCAAGGTCCCAAGTCAATCATTCCTGTGCGCTCTGAGCTGACCTTCCTTGATCTTACCGTTCAGCAGATAGAG CACCTGAACAAGACGTATGGCTCAAATGTCCCGCTGGTGTTAATGAACTCCTTCAATACCGATGAAGACACAGAGAAGGTTATTCGCAAGTACCAGGGATTCCAG GTCAAGACTTATACATTCAACCAGTCAAGGTATCCACGTATCAACAAGGAATCGTTGATGCCAATAGCAAAGACTGCTGGTTCAGATACTGATCTTGAAGC GTGGTACCCACCTGGTCACGGTGACTTCTATCAGTCTTTCAAAAACTCTGGGCTTTTGCAGGAATTCCTTAAGCAG GGCAAGGAGTATGTGTTTATCAGCAACATTGACAACTTGGGTGCGACTGTTGACCTGAGCATCTTAAACTTCCTATTGGGCGGGGAAGAAGCTGGGAAGTGCGAGTTCTTAATGGAAGTCACAAACAAGACCAGGGCTGATGTTAAG GGTGGTACCTTGATCCAGTATGAAGAAAAGTTAAGGTTACTTGAGATAGCTCAAGTGCCTAAAGAACATGTGGATGATTTCAAGTCTGTGAAGACATTTAAGATTTTCAACACCAATAACTTGTGGACAAAGTTGAGTG CTGTGAACCGAATCCTTGAAGAGGAAACAATGGATATGGAAGTAATCATCAATAACAAGCATCTGGATAATGGTCTTAACATCATTCAGCTAGAACAAGCTGTTGGTGCTGCCATAAAGTCGTTCAATGGTGCACTAG GTCTCAATGTTCCCCGCTCGAGATTCTTGCCTGTTAAGAAGACTGATGACCTGTTATTAGTGATGAGTAACCTGTATaaactacaacaaggaacattgGCAATGTCTCCAATACGCATGTTCGACACCACTCCCCTCGTCAAGTTGGGACCCAACCACTTTGGCAGAGTCAAG GAGTTCCTCCGAAGATTTGCGTCAATACCAGACATGCTGGAATTGGATCATCTGACTGTTTCAGGTGATGTTACATTTGGAAAGGGCGTTAGTCTAAAG GGGACTGTTATTATTATTGCTAACCATGGGGATCGCATTGACATACCTCCTGGTGCCATCTTGGAGAACAAAATTGTGTCCGGAAATCTTCGCATTTTGGATCATTAG
- the LOC123771904 gene encoding UTP--glucose-1-phosphate uridylyltransferase isoform X5 translates to MEFKELTKKDAQVQLAQELEKLLVTCPQSHKDITQKDFEGFEKLFGRFVNESGPSVEWDKIHKLPEEAVWKHSELKAPDSAHVKNMLDKLVVVKLNGGLGTSMGCQGPKSIIPVRSELTFLDLTVQQIEHLNKTYGSNVPLVLMNSFNTDEDTEKVIRKYQGFQVKTYTFNQSRYPRINKESLMPIAKTAGSDTDLEAWYPPGHGDFYQSFKNSGLLQEFLKQGKEYVFISNIDNLGATVDLSILNFLLGGEEAGKCEFLMEVTNKTRADVKGGTLIQYEEKLRLLEIAQVPKEHVDDFKSVKTFKIFNTNNLWTKLSAVNRILEEETMDMEVIINNKHLDNGLNIIQLEQAVGAAIKSFNGALGLNVPRSRFLPVKKTDDLLLVMSNLYKLQQGTLAMSPIRMFDTTPLVKLGPNHFGRVKEFLRRFASIPDMLELDHLTVSGDVTFGKGVSLKGTVIIIANHGDRIDIPPGAILENKIVSGNLRILDH, encoded by the exons ATGGAGTTCAAGGAGCTGACAAAGAAGGATGCACAAGTCCAGCTGGCtcaagagctggagaagctgctTGTCACCTGTCCACAATCTCACAAAGATATTACTCAAAAGGATTTTGAAGGGTTTGAAAAACTCTTTGGGCGATTTGTCAATGAATCTGGGCCATCCGTGGAATGGGACAAAATTCACAAACTCCCAGAAGAAGCT GTATGGAAACATTCAGAATTGAAGGCTCCGGATTCTGCTCATGTAAAAAATATGCTTGACAAGCTAGTAGTTGTGAAGCTTAATGGTGGTCTTGGTACGTCTATGGGTTGCCAAGGTCCCAAGTCAATCATTCCTGTGCGCTCTGAGCTGACCTTCCTTGATCTTACCGTTCAGCAGATAGAG CACCTGAACAAGACGTATGGCTCAAATGTCCCGCTGGTGTTAATGAACTCCTTCAATACCGATGAAGACACAGAGAAGGTTATTCGCAAGTACCAGGGATTCCAG GTCAAGACTTATACATTCAACCAGTCAAGGTATCCACGTATCAACAAGGAATCGTTGATGCCAATAGCAAAGACTGCTGGTTCAGATACTGATCTTGAAGC GTGGTACCCACCTGGTCACGGTGACTTCTATCAGTCTTTCAAAAACTCTGGGCTTTTGCAGGAATTCCTTAAGCAG GGCAAGGAGTATGTGTTTATCAGCAACATTGACAACTTGGGTGCGACTGTTGACCTGAGCATCTTAAACTTCCTATTGGGCGGGGAAGAAGCTGGGAAGTGCGAGTTCTTAATGGAAGTCACAAACAAGACCAGGGCTGATGTTAAG GGTGGTACCTTGATCCAGTATGAAGAAAAGTTAAGGTTACTTGAGATAGCTCAAGTGCCTAAAGAACATGTGGATGATTTCAAGTCTGTGAAGACATTTAAGATTTTCAACACCAATAACTTGTGGACAAAGTTGAGTG CTGTGAACCGAATCCTTGAAGAGGAAACAATGGATATGGAAGTAATCATCAATAACAAGCATCTGGATAATGGTCTTAACATCATTCAGCTAGAACAAGCTGTTGGTGCTGCCATAAAGTCGTTCAATGGTGCACTAG GTCTCAATGTTCCCCGCTCGAGATTCTTGCCTGTTAAGAAGACTGATGACCTGTTATTAGTGATGAGTAACCTGTATaaactacaacaaggaacattgGCAATGTCTCCAATACGCATGTTCGACACCACTCCCCTCGTCAAGTTGGGACCCAACCACTTTGGCAGAGTCAAG GAGTTCCTCCGAAGATTTGCGTCAATACCAGACATGCTGGAATTGGATCATCTGACTGTTTCAGGTGATGTTACATTTGGAAAGGGCGTTAGTCTAAAG GGGACTGTTATTATTATTGCTAACCATGGGGATCGCATTGACATACCTCCTGGTGCCATCTTGGAGAACAAAATTGTGTCCGGAAATCTTCGCATTTTGGATCATTAG
- the LOC123771904 gene encoding UTP--glucose-1-phosphate uridylyltransferase isoform X2 — protein MATVVQHQLVLQLLVQTSSSSTPLFPSLTMATTVAKRHVFGHQRSPSMEFKELTKKDAQVQLAQELEKLLVTCPQSHKDITQKDFEGFEKLFGRFVNESGPSVEWDKIHKLPEEAVWKHSELKAPDSAHVKNMLDKLVVVKLNGGLGTSMGCQGPKSIIPVRSELTFLDLTVQQIEHLNKTYGSNVPLVLMNSFNTDEDTEKVIRKYQGFQVKTYTFNQSRYPRINKESLMPIAKTAGSDTDLEAWYPPGHGDFYQSFKNSGLLQEFLKQGKEYVFISNIDNLGATVDLSILNFLLGGEEAGKCEFLMEVTNKTRADVKGGTLIQYEEKLRLLEIAQVPKEHVDDFKSVKTFKIFNTNNLWTKLSAVNRILEEETMDMEVIINNKHLDNGLNIIQLEQAVGAAIKSFNGALGLNVPRSRFLPVKKTDDLLLVMSNLYKLQQGTLAMSPIRMFDTTPLVKLGPNHFGRVKEFLRRFASIPDMLELDHLTVSGDVTFGKGVSLKGTVIIIANHGDRIDIPPGAILENKIVSGNLRILDH, from the exons GTGTTTGGGCACCAGCGCTCTCCGTCAATGGAGTTCAAGGAGCTGACAAAGAAGGATGCACAAGTCCAGCTGGCtcaagagctggagaagctgctTGTCACCTGTCCACAATCTCACAAAGATATTACTCAAAAGGATTTTGAAGGGTTTGAAAAACTCTTTGGGCGATTTGTCAATGAATCTGGGCCATCCGTGGAATGGGACAAAATTCACAAACTCCCAGAAGAAGCT GTATGGAAACATTCAGAATTGAAGGCTCCGGATTCTGCTCATGTAAAAAATATGCTTGACAAGCTAGTAGTTGTGAAGCTTAATGGTGGTCTTGGTACGTCTATGGGTTGCCAAGGTCCCAAGTCAATCATTCCTGTGCGCTCTGAGCTGACCTTCCTTGATCTTACCGTTCAGCAGATAGAG CACCTGAACAAGACGTATGGCTCAAATGTCCCGCTGGTGTTAATGAACTCCTTCAATACCGATGAAGACACAGAGAAGGTTATTCGCAAGTACCAGGGATTCCAG GTCAAGACTTATACATTCAACCAGTCAAGGTATCCACGTATCAACAAGGAATCGTTGATGCCAATAGCAAAGACTGCTGGTTCAGATACTGATCTTGAAGC GTGGTACCCACCTGGTCACGGTGACTTCTATCAGTCTTTCAAAAACTCTGGGCTTTTGCAGGAATTCCTTAAGCAG GGCAAGGAGTATGTGTTTATCAGCAACATTGACAACTTGGGTGCGACTGTTGACCTGAGCATCTTAAACTTCCTATTGGGCGGGGAAGAAGCTGGGAAGTGCGAGTTCTTAATGGAAGTCACAAACAAGACCAGGGCTGATGTTAAG GGTGGTACCTTGATCCAGTATGAAGAAAAGTTAAGGTTACTTGAGATAGCTCAAGTGCCTAAAGAACATGTGGATGATTTCAAGTCTGTGAAGACATTTAAGATTTTCAACACCAATAACTTGTGGACAAAGTTGAGTG CTGTGAACCGAATCCTTGAAGAGGAAACAATGGATATGGAAGTAATCATCAATAACAAGCATCTGGATAATGGTCTTAACATCATTCAGCTAGAACAAGCTGTTGGTGCTGCCATAAAGTCGTTCAATGGTGCACTAG GTCTCAATGTTCCCCGCTCGAGATTCTTGCCTGTTAAGAAGACTGATGACCTGTTATTAGTGATGAGTAACCTGTATaaactacaacaaggaacattgGCAATGTCTCCAATACGCATGTTCGACACCACTCCCCTCGTCAAGTTGGGACCCAACCACTTTGGCAGAGTCAAG GAGTTCCTCCGAAGATTTGCGTCAATACCAGACATGCTGGAATTGGATCATCTGACTGTTTCAGGTGATGTTACATTTGGAAAGGGCGTTAGTCTAAAG GGGACTGTTATTATTATTGCTAACCATGGGGATCGCATTGACATACCTCCTGGTGCCATCTTGGAGAACAAAATTGTGTCCGGAAATCTTCGCATTTTGGATCATTAG
- the LOC123771904 gene encoding UTP--glucose-1-phosphate uridylyltransferase isoform X1, which yields MFGVRERQCTKCDGCVWVCVSSSLEPVVPAQSSTTMVNIASTTKSCGGMTFPFLPRNYDRYNEVFGHQRSPSMEFKELTKKDAQVQLAQELEKLLVTCPQSHKDITQKDFEGFEKLFGRFVNESGPSVEWDKIHKLPEEAVWKHSELKAPDSAHVKNMLDKLVVVKLNGGLGTSMGCQGPKSIIPVRSELTFLDLTVQQIEHLNKTYGSNVPLVLMNSFNTDEDTEKVIRKYQGFQVKTYTFNQSRYPRINKESLMPIAKTAGSDTDLEAWYPPGHGDFYQSFKNSGLLQEFLKQGKEYVFISNIDNLGATVDLSILNFLLGGEEAGKCEFLMEVTNKTRADVKGGTLIQYEEKLRLLEIAQVPKEHVDDFKSVKTFKIFNTNNLWTKLSAVNRILEEETMDMEVIINNKHLDNGLNIIQLEQAVGAAIKSFNGALGLNVPRSRFLPVKKTDDLLLVMSNLYKLQQGTLAMSPIRMFDTTPLVKLGPNHFGRVKEFLRRFASIPDMLELDHLTVSGDVTFGKGVSLKGTVIIIANHGDRIDIPPGAILENKIVSGNLRILDH from the exons ATGTTTGGAGTTCGTGAGCGTCAGTGTAcaaagtgtgatggttgtgtgtgggtgtgtgtctcctcTTCCCTGGAGCCAGTTG TTCCAGCACAATCATCAACCACAATGGTTAACATTGCTTCTACCACCAAGAGCTGCGGTGGTATGACGTTTCCCTTTCTCCCTCGGAACTACGATCGTTATAACGAG GTGTTTGGGCACCAGCGCTCTCCGTCAATGGAGTTCAAGGAGCTGACAAAGAAGGATGCACAAGTCCAGCTGGCtcaagagctggagaagctgctTGTCACCTGTCCACAATCTCACAAAGATATTACTCAAAAGGATTTTGAAGGGTTTGAAAAACTCTTTGGGCGATTTGTCAATGAATCTGGGCCATCCGTGGAATGGGACAAAATTCACAAACTCCCAGAAGAAGCT GTATGGAAACATTCAGAATTGAAGGCTCCGGATTCTGCTCATGTAAAAAATATGCTTGACAAGCTAGTAGTTGTGAAGCTTAATGGTGGTCTTGGTACGTCTATGGGTTGCCAAGGTCCCAAGTCAATCATTCCTGTGCGCTCTGAGCTGACCTTCCTTGATCTTACCGTTCAGCAGATAGAG CACCTGAACAAGACGTATGGCTCAAATGTCCCGCTGGTGTTAATGAACTCCTTCAATACCGATGAAGACACAGAGAAGGTTATTCGCAAGTACCAGGGATTCCAG GTCAAGACTTATACATTCAACCAGTCAAGGTATCCACGTATCAACAAGGAATCGTTGATGCCAATAGCAAAGACTGCTGGTTCAGATACTGATCTTGAAGC GTGGTACCCACCTGGTCACGGTGACTTCTATCAGTCTTTCAAAAACTCTGGGCTTTTGCAGGAATTCCTTAAGCAG GGCAAGGAGTATGTGTTTATCAGCAACATTGACAACTTGGGTGCGACTGTTGACCTGAGCATCTTAAACTTCCTATTGGGCGGGGAAGAAGCTGGGAAGTGCGAGTTCTTAATGGAAGTCACAAACAAGACCAGGGCTGATGTTAAG GGTGGTACCTTGATCCAGTATGAAGAAAAGTTAAGGTTACTTGAGATAGCTCAAGTGCCTAAAGAACATGTGGATGATTTCAAGTCTGTGAAGACATTTAAGATTTTCAACACCAATAACTTGTGGACAAAGTTGAGTG CTGTGAACCGAATCCTTGAAGAGGAAACAATGGATATGGAAGTAATCATCAATAACAAGCATCTGGATAATGGTCTTAACATCATTCAGCTAGAACAAGCTGTTGGTGCTGCCATAAAGTCGTTCAATGGTGCACTAG GTCTCAATGTTCCCCGCTCGAGATTCTTGCCTGTTAAGAAGACTGATGACCTGTTATTAGTGATGAGTAACCTGTATaaactacaacaaggaacattgGCAATGTCTCCAATACGCATGTTCGACACCACTCCCCTCGTCAAGTTGGGACCCAACCACTTTGGCAGAGTCAAG GAGTTCCTCCGAAGATTTGCGTCAATACCAGACATGCTGGAATTGGATCATCTGACTGTTTCAGGTGATGTTACATTTGGAAAGGGCGTTAGTCTAAAG GGGACTGTTATTATTATTGCTAACCATGGGGATCGCATTGACATACCTCCTGGTGCCATCTTGGAGAACAAAATTGTGTCCGGAAATCTTCGCATTTTGGATCATTAG
- the LOC123771904 gene encoding UTP--glucose-1-phosphate uridylyltransferase isoform X4, which translates to MVVCGCVSPLPWSQLVFGHQRSPSMEFKELTKKDAQVQLAQELEKLLVTCPQSHKDITQKDFEGFEKLFGRFVNESGPSVEWDKIHKLPEEAVWKHSELKAPDSAHVKNMLDKLVVVKLNGGLGTSMGCQGPKSIIPVRSELTFLDLTVQQIEHLNKTYGSNVPLVLMNSFNTDEDTEKVIRKYQGFQVKTYTFNQSRYPRINKESLMPIAKTAGSDTDLEAWYPPGHGDFYQSFKNSGLLQEFLKQGKEYVFISNIDNLGATVDLSILNFLLGGEEAGKCEFLMEVTNKTRADVKGGTLIQYEEKLRLLEIAQVPKEHVDDFKSVKTFKIFNTNNLWTKLSAVNRILEEETMDMEVIINNKHLDNGLNIIQLEQAVGAAIKSFNGALGLNVPRSRFLPVKKTDDLLLVMSNLYKLQQGTLAMSPIRMFDTTPLVKLGPNHFGRVKEFLRRFASIPDMLELDHLTVSGDVTFGKGVSLKGTVIIIANHGDRIDIPPGAILENKIVSGNLRILDH; encoded by the exons atggttgtgtgtgggtgtgtgtctcctcTTCCCTGGAGCCAGTTG GTGTTTGGGCACCAGCGCTCTCCGTCAATGGAGTTCAAGGAGCTGACAAAGAAGGATGCACAAGTCCAGCTGGCtcaagagctggagaagctgctTGTCACCTGTCCACAATCTCACAAAGATATTACTCAAAAGGATTTTGAAGGGTTTGAAAAACTCTTTGGGCGATTTGTCAATGAATCTGGGCCATCCGTGGAATGGGACAAAATTCACAAACTCCCAGAAGAAGCT GTATGGAAACATTCAGAATTGAAGGCTCCGGATTCTGCTCATGTAAAAAATATGCTTGACAAGCTAGTAGTTGTGAAGCTTAATGGTGGTCTTGGTACGTCTATGGGTTGCCAAGGTCCCAAGTCAATCATTCCTGTGCGCTCTGAGCTGACCTTCCTTGATCTTACCGTTCAGCAGATAGAG CACCTGAACAAGACGTATGGCTCAAATGTCCCGCTGGTGTTAATGAACTCCTTCAATACCGATGAAGACACAGAGAAGGTTATTCGCAAGTACCAGGGATTCCAG GTCAAGACTTATACATTCAACCAGTCAAGGTATCCACGTATCAACAAGGAATCGTTGATGCCAATAGCAAAGACTGCTGGTTCAGATACTGATCTTGAAGC GTGGTACCCACCTGGTCACGGTGACTTCTATCAGTCTTTCAAAAACTCTGGGCTTTTGCAGGAATTCCTTAAGCAG GGCAAGGAGTATGTGTTTATCAGCAACATTGACAACTTGGGTGCGACTGTTGACCTGAGCATCTTAAACTTCCTATTGGGCGGGGAAGAAGCTGGGAAGTGCGAGTTCTTAATGGAAGTCACAAACAAGACCAGGGCTGATGTTAAG GGTGGTACCTTGATCCAGTATGAAGAAAAGTTAAGGTTACTTGAGATAGCTCAAGTGCCTAAAGAACATGTGGATGATTTCAAGTCTGTGAAGACATTTAAGATTTTCAACACCAATAACTTGTGGACAAAGTTGAGTG CTGTGAACCGAATCCTTGAAGAGGAAACAATGGATATGGAAGTAATCATCAATAACAAGCATCTGGATAATGGTCTTAACATCATTCAGCTAGAACAAGCTGTTGGTGCTGCCATAAAGTCGTTCAATGGTGCACTAG GTCTCAATGTTCCCCGCTCGAGATTCTTGCCTGTTAAGAAGACTGATGACCTGTTATTAGTGATGAGTAACCTGTATaaactacaacaaggaacattgGCAATGTCTCCAATACGCATGTTCGACACCACTCCCCTCGTCAAGTTGGGACCCAACCACTTTGGCAGAGTCAAG GAGTTCCTCCGAAGATTTGCGTCAATACCAGACATGCTGGAATTGGATCATCTGACTGTTTCAGGTGATGTTACATTTGGAAAGGGCGTTAGTCTAAAG GGGACTGTTATTATTATTGCTAACCATGGGGATCGCATTGACATACCTCCTGGTGCCATCTTGGAGAACAAAATTGTGTCCGGAAATCTTCGCATTTTGGATCATTAG